The sequence atatatattcagatCTTAATTCAATGTTGTGGTACACATTGGGTTTATTATGAGCTTAATGGTTTGAAGAAATTAGCTTGTTTTGTCACTGGATAGGACAAGAGTAGGAACTGAATATATCTGTAACTGGTAGCCACCAATTTGCTTGATACCCTGCACCTTGAAGAGAGTGAACCTGAAACTGTTATCTCAGTGGTAATTGGATACTTCATAAATCAGTAGGGTTGAATGCAGATGCGGCCCTGTGGTAAAGAGATAACTATGTGTTGGCTTAACAACGATGCAACGAATTGTGCAAAAGCACTCTTATACAACCATTCTCCTGCTTTTCTGAAATGGCTTACCTCCTGGCCCTCTAGAATGGAAACACTGATTGCAAGGTTCCCTTCTCTCTATAATGACATTTTACTGATGCATCCTACCAAACAGGCCATCCATTATGGTGCTGACTAAATTTCCAATGGGATTTCTAGCTACCGAGTATTCATGTTCATGCTTGTTGTTGAGACTCTATTAGTCAGATGAGCCCTGAATTCCTGATTAACTCCTGAGCATCTCAACTAACAGGTCTACGGGGATGAAGAATGGTCGTTTGGCTACTGCGAACGTGGCACTGGGGTTTTTAGCTGCCCCCCATGCAAAAATCCTATGTACACTTATCGCGAGTCCATAGTTCTGGGGAAGACAAACTGCTGTATTCTGAAAGTGAATCAGATACTAAGGGAACTGAGCTGGGAGTGGCCTGGACAGTCATATGAACTCCTGTCGAGAAATTGCAATCACTTCTGTAATACCTTGTGTGAAAAGCTTGAAGTGCCGAAACTTCCAGGTACTTTCAACTTCTTACTGTTTGGTACATAACCAAAATTATTTGGTCATTTCTTGTCTGTACAGGCTGCTAAAATCCAAACTTCCTTTTAGTTTCAACTGAAACCgcatcatgtttttttttaaaaaaaaaataaacttcATTACAACTCGAGACTGATGGATTATGTGCAGGTTGGATCAATCGCTTTGCAAATGCGGGTGATGCTGCTCTAGAGGTTGCTGAAACTACAGCGGTGAAGGTATACGTTCTGGTATTTTCTGCTAATTTTCTGCTTTCTCTTGAAATTTTGTCATCAAGTTTTATACCAATAGAGTTTGATATATTTCCCCTCAAAGTAAAGTGTATCttctagatttatttttcaGTGTCTCACTCTTGGAAAACTCAATAGCAACTAAATTCTAAAATCATGTTAATCAAACTGAAACAAATGAACCCACGAAGAACCACCCGAAAATGCATTTGCATGCTATCTGCAGGGACATAGCAAATAGGGAATCTAAAAGAAAACTGTGTGTTTCTACCAAATCATGTTGAAAATGTATTTCTTAAGTATCTGAAGAAATGTATGCTGGTATTTCCAAAAATTGCAGAATCCTTATCCATTGGCAGTACTGTCCTGAATAAAAGTAGTTGTTTTATTGGCTGGCACATTGAATTTGATCGATGTTTTATTTTCCACTCAGCTGAAACAAGCAAAAAAGGAAATCGTGACTGCATGCAAAGTGGCCTCAGCATTTCTGACTGGCACATCGTCAAGCAGCTCATCGAATGCGGAGGATACGGGTGGGTCAACCTCAACAAGAAATCCACTTTTTGAGGGGACATGGATCAGAAGTATCGTCGGTATGAGTATGAAGCCATCAAAGAGTCTAGCCAGTGTAGATAGTTCAGATAGCGAATGCTCTGATTGTGAATCAGAACCAGATGACAATGCTGACCGACAAGTTAAAGATGCAACACAGGAGCAGGACATGAAAAGTGAGAATAATGGACCACGGGATCATTCATGAAGCTCGCACCATTACATGCAGAGAGAGGAGCAACCTCTACATACTGCCGTTTTTCCGATAAACATATTACACAGAGAGCAATCTACAGAGGAAACTAACTTAACAATTTGCCACATTCATTTCTGATCGAGAACCTGGAGCTGTGAAAAGGTCCTGAGAAGCGCAGATGCGATGGAGTGCACCACAATATGCGCTATCTTGAGCTTAATCTGTCCACGCCGTGGCAGCGGGCGAACTCTCCTTTGCCTCTCAGCCCTGTAAACTGTGATGAGATGAGCGGCGCTTCCTTTCTCGGCCATCTTGTTGAAGTGAATGAGGTGCTTTTTTGCTGGAGAGTTTGAAGCAAATAGTGTAGCGTGAGATATTAGAGAGCTTGGTTGCACTATGCTTGATCTTTGTTCCTGTGATCTATTTATAGACCTCGAGGAGTTTATATCTGAATACAAGACATGACAGCTGAATTCTTTGTTTGTGTGTAGCATCAACAGAATGCTGTTCCTTATAATAATCTTGCAGTGTCTGTAGGTATGATAAAACTCTGCCGGTATGTATGTATGTTTGAGTCATGATTGTGCTGTTTGTCTGTGTATGTGAGAATCTGCAAATCTTTGACTTGGCGTTGTCCATACGTGTCCCTTGGAGCAGACACGTATGCATCTTCTGAAGGGCAAATGATTGGCTCGTCAGTTGCGCCATTTGGCACCTGCCTGTGATGTCATGTATGTGTATCCCAAACGCAAAGAATTGTTGACAACCTGGCATGTCTCCATGCCCTGAATATCTGTTCCTTGTGCAGTTGAGGCTTGTTGTGCAGCTGATTGAGGTCCAAAACCAGAATAAACACTGCTAGACACAAGGACATTTGCCACCTGTGATGTCATGTGCGTGTATCTCAACTCAAACTTGCGAAGAACCGAGAATTTGTTCCAACCTGTCATGTCGCCAAATCCGAGTATTTTCGCCGCTGAACAAGACAAGCATTTCAAGGCAAGGCTCGTAGGCATGTCTCAATCTTGGCATGCTAATCATTTGCATTAGTTGTGCCAcggtttttttcttctttttgtggCAGTTGCAGTCCTACCTGTGACTGTGAGAGGGTGCTGATTGGCCTTGActgctgaaggtcctgcactcTGAAGTTTCCTGGACAGCTGGTCCTCTGTTCTAGTACCACGTCATTTTCTGGGATTCGCCCGTTCATTCATGGACGGCTGTCTCCCAGGATCAACGAGGAATTTGTATAAGCACGCATGATGCTGGGATGCCGTGTTTCTGGTCTTCATTCATACAAAGCGACGGATGCCACAATACTGCTGCATCATTATGCCATGTTTCATCGGTCGTTTAATCATCAACTGCTGCTCTGCTAATCAGGATGAAAAGGACACGACGCGTcaacagaagagaaaggatgaagggaaaacacaaaaaaacatgTGAGATGATGATGTGCACAGCACCGCCGGCGAACAAACGTTTGGAAGCAGGCAAACAGAGAGAGGCAGAAAGCAAAGCCAAGAATGGATCTGGCGGCCGGCGCCAAGTGACAAGGCAGATGCAGAGTCCGGCCGGCTTGTAGTTTGCAGCAGCCCTAGTGTCTCAGTGAGCTTGGGTGGACACTAGTGGAACGGATGGATGGACGCTCATCAAGTGACAAGGACaggtatgtatgtatgtatgtatgtatgtatgtatgtatgtatgtatgtatgtatgtatgtatgtatgtatgtatgtatgtatgtatgtatgtatgtatgtatgtatgtatgtatcgGCACCGAGCACTTAATTACTGCTGCTCATGTCCGGAAGAAGATGATACTGACGAAACGAAACGATGACGCCTCAAGGTCCGAGGAGAAGATGCCGTGGGGCGCCGCGCTCAGCGGGGCGCTGGTCAGCATCCTGGCCGGCCTGGCAGCCACGGCCGCGGGGCTCATCTCCCCCGGCGCGCCGGCGCACGACGCCGTCATGGAGTACCTGCTGCCGGCCGCCGTCCCGCTGCTGCTCCTCGGCGCCGACCTCCGCCGCGTCGTACGCACCACCGGCGACCTCCTCAAGGCCTTCCTCATCGGATCTGGTGTCAATTTGTCACACACAGTAGCAGTAGCACTAGCACTAGCACTGGTGGATTAGCTAGGAATAATACTAGTTTGATTTGTTAATTGTCCCACTTCGCTTGGTGTTTCTTTCTTGCCTCGCAAGATGATGCGAACTGTTTTCTCACTGTTTACTGCTTGTCTGAATTGTCGGTAGTTGCAACTGTAATCGGCCAAGATAGCTGGAAGATCGCAGCCGCGCTCATGGGCAGCTACATTGGTGGAGGTAACTGCTTGCATTCTTACTGAATCCCACTAAGTAATACTACTAGTGTGCTGCAACTCCACAATCATCTCACTCACCACATGATCATCAACTGCAACAGCGGTGAATTACGTTGCCATCTCTGAAGCTCTCGGCGTCACGCCATctgttctcgccgccggcgtcgcagCAGACAACCTCATCTCGGCGCTCTACTTCATGGCCCTCTTCTCCCTGGCATCAAAGATACAGGCAGAACCCAAGACGGCTAGTCAAGGTAGAGGTAGGTACACCACCACTCACAGGCAGCGGCCCCCGTTAGACGTTTGTTGTGCTCCTCCTGCTGCTACTGTATCTCTGAATTTCGACTCTGAATGCTGGCTGGCACAGACAGCCACAAGGAGGACGGCGGCCGCCTCTCGGTGCTCACCGGGCGGGCTGGCGATCGCGCTGTCCTTCGTCATCTGCAAGGCCGGGTCGGCCATCACCAGCCGGCTGGGCCTCCAGGGCGGCACCCTGCCCTGCGTCACCGCGCTGGTGGTGTTCCTGGCGACGGCGTTCCCCGGGCAGCTCGGCAAGCTCGCGCCGGCCGGCGAGACCATGGCCCTCATCCTCAtgcagctcttcttcgccgTCGTCGGGGCCAACGGCAACGTCATCACGCCGTCACCAAGGCGCCCAGCGTCTTCGCCTTCGCGCTGCTCCAGGTGACCATCCACCCCGCCGTCGTGCTTGCCGTCGGCAAGCTCATGGGGCTGGAGAGGAAGCCCCTGCTCATCGCCTCCAACGCCAACGTTGGCTGGCCCACCACGGCGGCTGCCATGGCCACGGCCAAAGGATGGAGCTCGCTCGTTGTGCCGGGCATCCTCGTCGGCATCTTTGGAATCTCCGTGGCCACCTTCTTGGGCATCGAGTTTGGCATGTTCGTGCTAAGAAGAATGTGACGAGGCTAGCCATGGCAGGCTGACACAGCTTCCGGTCACATTTGTTAGTTTTGGACTTATAAGCACCGCATACTACTATGGAGATTTATAGAGTTATAATCAGATTCAGCGAAAGAAGTTTAAGTTTGTTAGGACACATTCATCCAAGTCAGTACGAATCAAATGCATACGAAATATGAAACCTCTCACCTTCCAATTTGCACAATACTGGAAACAAAAGTTACTTATAAGTGTTCCACCAGAGCATCAAGAGCATCCAATTTCATGAGCTCTTGCCCATCTCACAAAGAATGGGCCAAACATTTCCTGGGTTTGATGACCTTTTCAAAGTGGATTTAACAGAGCAAAGGTCCATAATAGCTTAGCAGGTGGCGAGTGAATAAACAAATGCAGATTAACAAAATCTCATCTTTGTTTCAACCACGAATGCTTGCAGTCAACTATATTTAGGGGatgaaaaacaaggttcagaCTGTTAAAACAGAGATGAAGCGAAGATATGTAGGATAAGATAGCATGCTCCATAACACATCCTAACCCAGTACAAAATTCAGTCTCAGAAAATTTCAACCCAAAG comes from Panicum virgatum strain AP13 chromosome 4K, P.virgatum_v5, whole genome shotgun sequence and encodes:
- the LOC120702342 gene encoding deubiquitinase DESI2-like is translated as MGQDVVAHVYDVANAGSDTTVLHINRFFKDAIGLGGIFHTAIQVYGDEEWSFGYCERGTGVFSCPPCKNPMYTYRESIVLGKTNCCILKVNQILRELSWEWPGQSYELLSRNCNHFCNTLCEKLEVPKLPGWINRFANAGDAALEVAETTAVKLKQAKKEIVTACKVASAFLTGTSSSSSSNAEDTGGSTSTRNPLFEGTWIRSIVGMSMKPSKSLASVDSSDSECSDCESEPDDNADRQVKDATQEQDMKSENNGPRDHS